In Fluviicola taffensis DSM 16823, the following are encoded in one genomic region:
- a CDS encoding sensor histidine kinase, with amino-acid sequence MKSWLVIIGMWVSCLSVVGQYPAYFNYTIENGGPSNEIYSILQDKQGYIWIGCDAGLYRYNGVRFEQYTNPKLTARAVTGLCQSPSGTIYAYNFNGQILLVKNNKIDILKDWDKDVNHLSTDTKGSIWISSSKGVIQLNEKTLKWKSIADLNGDGKKDLQGFSNGIMAQKNGTLYYLFEDNLIERKNGKCYIHPINLQNPFFITESEKKPWVFGLVNGDCFVPRGTKYVRKAFPKLIRLLEGKKLTYVQEIGADIWISTHSGIIRFSKNSGAASLYYPKIAFSACIKDTEGSYWFTTLHDGILRMPNLDYLSWNERTEALPHDQISHVVHGKGSIFFATTDGELGEIREADEQLKVVNHPIRSDIGAMYYDSVDNCLFFNKMNTAYRYCNGNVEVLNPFTRPVKDFFRLKDAYLLATSQGTYVYSLPKDGFKEQRCVLQDWSRQFIESPFCKSIFVATNHGLKELTNQSNQWKPKRTFLLNKQITAITKDSKSIFVLTFEGKIYQITGNGNCKLLTKLEENYHAVQLNYHQGKLLIATNLGVIVLRLKTGAKTIVNRYTGLNSNNISGCVIVANNCWLSTGKGLHKLPLSSIHKNDQAGKIILRNLLINGKKVGKKPIYELNYSDDLKLQTDGLSYRSNGNFNFAYRFVGDRTGWILVPASVKELTIPRLPLGNVEMEVKLIDHENRSSSNRLRIKLVVQAPIWQRWWVYVLSAGLIIGMSYLIFKRRIKQLRTRQEIRLKQLQLENELRLTQQNALKAQMNPHFLFNVLNSIKGFIYENDKKNAAKYLGDFSSLVRKVLEMSALPSVPLSDELETLTLYINLESMLLEEDFTFQLDVDDSLDTGGVLIPSLLLQPYIENAFKHGLRHKKGFKRLFIHVSEDRENQLLIIQIQDNGIGRTAAGEINRSQNAAHESFATNANEKRIELLNFERGGVIGVEIEDLISELGAATGTKVTIRIHI; translated from the coding sequence ATGAAAAGTTGGCTGGTTATTATTGGAATGTGGGTTAGCTGTTTGTCTGTAGTTGGACAATATCCAGCATATTTCAATTATACCATCGAGAATGGCGGACCTTCCAATGAGATTTACAGTATTCTGCAAGACAAACAAGGCTATATTTGGATTGGTTGCGACGCCGGATTGTATCGATACAATGGAGTCCGTTTTGAGCAATATACGAATCCGAAACTAACGGCCAGAGCGGTTACTGGTTTATGTCAGTCACCTAGTGGAACAATTTATGCCTACAATTTCAACGGACAGATCTTATTGGTCAAAAACAATAAGATTGATATTCTCAAAGACTGGGATAAAGATGTAAATCACCTTTCTACAGATACGAAGGGAAGTATCTGGATTTCATCGAGCAAAGGAGTTATTCAACTGAATGAGAAAACACTGAAATGGAAATCCATAGCCGATTTGAACGGTGATGGAAAAAAAGATCTTCAGGGTTTCAGCAATGGAATCATGGCTCAAAAAAACGGAACCCTTTATTACTTGTTTGAAGACAATCTAATTGAACGAAAGAATGGCAAATGCTACATTCATCCGATCAATCTTCAAAATCCCTTTTTCATTACAGAATCGGAAAAAAAACCATGGGTGTTCGGTCTTGTAAATGGTGATTGTTTTGTTCCCCGGGGGACGAAATACGTTCGAAAGGCCTTTCCAAAGTTAATCCGGCTTCTTGAAGGAAAAAAACTGACCTATGTGCAGGAAATAGGTGCGGATATCTGGATTAGTACGCACAGCGGAATCATTCGCTTCTCTAAAAACTCAGGAGCTGCTTCGCTGTATTATCCGAAGATTGCGTTTTCAGCTTGTATAAAGGACACGGAAGGATCTTATTGGTTTACAACCCTTCACGATGGAATTCTGCGCATGCCAAATTTGGATTACTTGAGTTGGAATGAGCGAACCGAAGCACTACCTCATGATCAAATTTCCCATGTGGTTCATGGAAAAGGAAGCATTTTCTTTGCAACAACGGATGGAGAATTGGGTGAAATTCGGGAAGCGGACGAACAATTGAAAGTGGTCAATCATCCCATACGCTCCGATATTGGTGCCATGTATTATGATTCAGTGGATAATTGTTTGTTTTTCAATAAAATGAATACAGCTTATCGCTACTGTAATGGAAATGTGGAGGTATTGAATCCGTTTACACGACCGGTGAAGGATTTTTTCCGCTTGAAAGACGCCTATTTACTGGCAACTTCTCAAGGAACATATGTGTATTCTTTGCCGAAGGATGGATTTAAAGAACAGCGCTGCGTGCTTCAAGATTGGTCCAGACAATTCATAGAATCTCCTTTTTGCAAGAGCATTTTTGTTGCAACAAACCACGGATTGAAGGAATTAACCAATCAATCCAATCAATGGAAACCAAAGCGCACTTTCTTGCTCAACAAGCAGATTACAGCAATCACAAAAGATTCAAAAAGCATCTTTGTACTCACATTTGAAGGGAAAATTTACCAGATAACAGGAAATGGAAACTGCAAATTGCTTACCAAATTGGAGGAAAATTACCATGCTGTTCAACTCAACTATCACCAAGGAAAACTGTTGATTGCTACCAATCTTGGGGTGATCGTTTTGAGGTTAAAAACAGGAGCGAAAACAATTGTTAACCGATATACCGGATTGAATTCAAATAACATCAGCGGATGCGTGATTGTCGCAAATAATTGTTGGCTATCAACAGGAAAAGGACTTCATAAATTACCCCTGTCTTCTATCCATAAAAATGATCAGGCGGGGAAAATCATTTTGAGAAATCTGTTAATCAATGGAAAGAAAGTTGGTAAAAAACCAATTTACGAACTAAATTATTCAGACGATTTAAAGCTTCAAACAGATGGGCTGAGTTACCGATCAAATGGAAATTTCAATTTTGCCTACCGATTTGTGGGTGATCGAACGGGATGGATTTTGGTTCCCGCTTCCGTGAAGGAATTAACGATTCCACGTTTGCCTCTGGGGAATGTAGAAATGGAAGTCAAGCTGATTGATCACGAAAACAGAAGTTCTAGTAATAGGCTTCGCATCAAATTAGTTGTCCAAGCCCCTATTTGGCAACGTTGGTGGGTTTATGTGTTGAGCGCAGGATTAATTATCGGAATGAGTTACTTGATTTTCAAAAGAAGAATCAAGCAATTGCGCACCAGACAGGAGATTAGATTGAAACAATTGCAATTGGAAAATGAATTGCGTTTGACGCAACAAAATGCCTTGAAAGCGCAAATGAATCCACACTTTTTGTTCAATGTGTTGAATTCAATCAAAGGATTTATTTACGAGAATGACAAAAAGAATGCAGCCAAGTATTTAGGAGACTTTTCCAGTTTGGTGAGAAAAGTACTAGAAATGAGTGCTTTACCAAGCGTTCCATTGTCGGATGAATTAGAAACCTTGACCTTGTATATCAACTTGGAATCCATGTTGTTGGAAGAGGATTTTACGTTTCAATTGGACGTGGATGATAGTTTAGATACGGGAGGAGTTCTCATCCCATCCTTATTGCTTCAACCCTATATTGAAAACGCTTTTAAACACGGATTACGCCATAAAAAAGGCTTCAAACGATTATTCATTCATGTATCGGAAGATCGGGAAAATCAGCTCTTAATTATTCAGATTCAAGACAATGGAATCGGAAGAACTGCTGCCGGGGAAATCAATAGAAGTCAGAATGCAGCACATGAATCATTTGCCACCAATGCCAATGAGAAACGGATCGAATTACTCAATTTTGAACGTGGAGGAGTTATTGGTGTGGAGATTGAAGACTTGATTTCAGAATTAGGCGCAGCAACAGGAACGAAAGTAACGATACGAATTCACATATAA
- a CDS encoding RNA polymerase sigma factor yields the protein MKTNQNPNYFFILNVYLSNFQTQPVNSAMEKPFYNPQEIKKELNVLYKHFPEVKRLLRTFGCDGLTAEDLFQEALIIYLRKKNDPNFEFQLDPIYFIKQTCKLLWFNAARKEQKHGASSLEFDLEEIPDSWMEKELQYKQLETALTKIGKQCKELLHLFYGLGWNMVDIAKKLDFRNDKVAKAQKYRCMQKAKDLVQEAQSSVGFDSAQSTFDNTQFI from the coding sequence TTGAAAACAAACCAGAACCCAAATTATTTTTTCATCCTGAATGTTTACCTTTCCAACTTCCAAACACAACCAGTAAATTCAGCAATGGAGAAACCTTTTTACAATCCCCAGGAAATCAAAAAAGAACTGAATGTTCTTTACAAGCATTTTCCAGAGGTGAAGCGCCTACTTCGAACTTTTGGTTGTGATGGATTAACCGCAGAAGATCTTTTTCAAGAAGCATTAATCATTTACTTGCGCAAGAAAAACGATCCAAATTTCGAATTTCAATTAGACCCCATCTATTTCATCAAACAAACCTGCAAATTGTTGTGGTTCAATGCAGCTCGGAAAGAACAAAAACACGGAGCAAGCAGTTTAGAATTCGATTTGGAAGAAATTCCCGATTCCTGGATGGAAAAGGAATTACAATACAAACAACTCGAAACCGCATTAACAAAGATCGGGAAACAGTGCAAAGAATTATTGCATCTGTTCTATGGTTTGGGCTGGAATATGGTGGATATTGCCAAAAAGCTCGATTTCCGCAATGATAAAGTAGCGAAAGCCCAGAAATACCGCTGTATGCAGAAAGCCAAGGATTTGGTACAGGAAGCTCAGTCAAGTGTTGGCTTCGACTCCGCCCAGTCAACTTTTGATAACACTCAATTCATCTGA
- a CDS encoding DHA2 family efflux MFS transporter permease subunit yields the protein MSGAPTLKMPIVYPTGAEKWILVITAISCAILELLDTTIVNVSLREISGNVGATTTEIAWVVTAYAISNVIIIPLTSMLSDFFGRKNYFTGSVVIFTVASLMCGLSTDLWTLVFWRFVQGLGGGGLLSTAQSIIIGAFPPEKISTANAIFGMGLILGPTFGPTLGGYITDNFSWHWIFFVNIPIGITATILSYRYVTDRVGAVKPRRIDWWGILFLVVSIGSIQYVLEEGTAEDWFESHEITAMTIIAVASLTAFIIRELKIDYPAVNIRLYKNYNMIMGSIMNFLLGLMLFGTVFIFPLFVQISLGWTATQTGMFMIPGALCTAVAMPLVGRLLGGGVNPKTVILFGVGMTFTFVMMLAFSSPDSSEGNFYLPFVLRGFGMAFMMSPILSLAVQGLNPKDMPQAIGLANMIRQLGGSVGIALINVYLTNTNALVRGNMIGYINQYSDAASERIQMFTQNFLSKGYDSVQAAEMANRTMDGLMTKQQMLVSYNHGFFMVACLILICVPVVFLIRYKKGTKAVVADGH from the coding sequence ATGTCGGGAGCTCCAACTTTAAAAATGCCCATCGTATATCCTACGGGAGCTGAAAAGTGGATCTTGGTCATCACGGCAATTAGTTGTGCCATACTCGAGTTACTCGACACAACCATTGTAAACGTTTCATTACGTGAAATCAGTGGAAATGTAGGTGCAACAACAACAGAAATTGCATGGGTTGTAACAGCTTATGCTATTTCAAACGTGATCATCATTCCTCTAACGAGTATGCTCAGCGACTTTTTCGGTCGTAAGAACTACTTTACAGGCTCCGTTGTGATTTTTACCGTGGCATCCTTGATGTGTGGTCTTTCCACCGATCTTTGGACATTGGTTTTCTGGCGTTTCGTGCAAGGTTTAGGTGGTGGTGGTTTGCTTTCAACAGCACAATCCATTATCATTGGTGCTTTTCCTCCAGAAAAAATCTCTACAGCAAATGCAATCTTCGGAATGGGGTTAATCCTAGGACCAACTTTCGGACCAACACTTGGAGGTTATATTACTGACAATTTCTCTTGGCATTGGATTTTCTTCGTAAATATTCCTATTGGTATTACAGCAACTATCTTAAGTTACCGCTATGTCACCGATCGGGTCGGAGCCGTCAAGCCAAGGCGGATTGACTGGTGGGGAATTTTATTCCTTGTTGTTTCTATTGGCTCCATTCAATATGTATTGGAAGAAGGAACGGCTGAAGATTGGTTTGAAAGTCACGAAATTACTGCAATGACCATTATTGCAGTGGCTAGTTTAACGGCATTTATTATTCGGGAATTGAAAATTGATTATCCTGCTGTAAATATCCGTTTGTACAAAAATTACAACATGATCATGGGTTCTATCATGAACTTCCTACTCGGGTTGATGCTTTTTGGAACCGTATTTATCTTCCCGCTTTTTGTGCAAATTTCTTTAGGATGGACAGCTACTCAAACGGGTATGTTTATGATTCCAGGAGCTCTTTGTACGGCAGTCGCCATGCCATTAGTTGGACGTTTATTGGGTGGTGGCGTAAATCCGAAAACGGTTATTCTATTTGGAGTCGGTATGACTTTCACCTTCGTGATGATGCTAGCATTCTCTTCACCCGATTCTTCGGAAGGAAATTTCTATCTGCCATTTGTATTGCGTGGATTTGGGATGGCTTTCATGATGTCTCCTATTCTCTCATTAGCTGTTCAAGGATTGAACCCTAAAGACATGCCGCAAGCGATTGGATTGGCAAACATGATTCGTCAGCTAGGTGGATCTGTAGGTATTGCATTAATCAATGTGTATTTAACAAACACGAATGCACTCGTTCGCGGAAACATGATTGGTTACATTAATCAATACAGTGATGCCGCTTCAGAACGAATTCAGATGTTTACACAGAACTTTCTCTCTAAAGGATATGATTCTGTTCAGGCGGCAGAAATGGCCAATCGCACGATGGATGGTTTGATGACCAAGCAACAAATGCTTGTGAGCTACAATCACGGATTTTTCATGGTCGCTTGTTTGATTCTAATCTGTGTTCCTGTTGTCTTTTTAATCCGATATAAAAAAGGTACGAAAGCCGTTGTAGCAGACGGTCACTAA
- a CDS encoding type II toxin-antitoxin system PemK/MazF family toxin, whose translation MRKGQVIEVDFEPQVGAEIMKKRPAVIISNTQLNNLLPVITVVPLRGSLELALDFMHIVNFDSKNGLTKDSFADVCQVKSIDKGRIKGVLGMLSKNDLAEIISSLDFVFHDAA comes from the coding sequence ATGAGAAAAGGACAAGTTATAGAAGTGGATTTTGAGCCACAAGTAGGTGCCGAGATAATGAAGAAACGACCAGCTGTAATCATTTCAAATACACAATTGAATAATCTTTTACCAGTAATAACTGTAGTCCCATTAAGAGGAAGTTTGGAGTTAGCGTTGGATTTTATGCATATTGTCAATTTTGATTCCAAAAATGGTTTGACAAAAGATTCTTTTGCTGATGTTTGTCAAGTAAAAAGTATTGATAAAGGTCGAATCAAAGGAGTTTTAGGAATGCTAAGTAAGAATGATTTAGCAGAAATCATTAGTAGTTTAGATTTTGTCTTTCATGATGCGGCTTAA
- a CDS encoding endonuclease domain-containing protein, with the protein MSNNYYNPNLKEFARGLRTETISRAEKYIWKHVLSRNQQGVKFKRQRPILHFIVDFFAQEIGLIIEIDGNSHVNKGDYDRMRQSKLEGLGYVVIRFSEGDVINNLGDVITQIQHVIHCLKEEREET; encoded by the coding sequence ATGTCTAACAACTATTATAATCCGAATCTAAAGGAATTCGCCAGAGGACTCCGAACTGAAACCATTTCCAGGGCAGAAAAGTATATCTGGAAACATGTTCTCTCAAGGAATCAACAAGGGGTAAAGTTTAAGCGCCAAAGACCAATTTTGCACTTTATCGTTGATTTTTTCGCTCAGGAAATAGGACTAATCATAGAAATAGATGGCAATTCGCATGTTAACAAAGGAGATTATGATCGAATGAGGCAAAGCAAACTGGAAGGATTAGGCTATGTCGTCATTCGATTTTCTGAAGGAGATGTAATCAATAATTTGGGAGATGTAATTACACAAATTCAACATGTGATTCATTGCTTGAAAGAAGAAAGGGAGGAAACTTAG
- a CDS encoding AbrB/MazE/SpoVT family DNA-binding domain-containing protein, whose protein sequence is MSADTMVKLKKVGNSQAVIIPSSFLKGVDKTHEIEMSIEANEIRLIFVESKTLQQMIDEKRNRNRGMISEMMKKIEKMDPQKFEKNYVIHSADDLID, encoded by the coding sequence ATGTCAGCAGATACAATGGTTAAACTCAAGAAAGTTGGGAATAGCCAAGCGGTAATCATTCCTTCAAGCTTTTTAAAGGGCGTAGATAAGACGCATGAAATAGAAATGAGCATAGAAGCAAATGAAATCCGATTAATTTTCGTTGAATCGAAAACATTACAACAAATGATCGATGAAAAACGAAATAGAAACAGAGGAATGATTTCTGAAATGATGAAGAAAATTGAAAAAATGGATCCTCAAAAATTTGAAAAAAATTATGTCATCCACAGTGCGGATGATTTAATTGATTAG
- a CDS encoding HlyD family secretion protein → MKFIIGGLIIVVIVGIVIFMMGGNTQSTDNAQLDANIIPVRTSITGYVKEVLFEDNQEVKKGQLLVTIDDVEYKAKVAQAEAALENAKANLGAMKSNAMASNQSASAAMFSTETTQETINSAKAKLNKAKEDNKRTKNMFAAKAATQAELDNSDAELEVAQATYDSALKQLKVSQSQSAGVKSQALGQVSMISLAEAMIRQREAELKLAQTQLDYATIEAPCDGIVSKRSIEVGQYVSTGQSVCSAIDNTSLWVSANFKETQLENMRIGQPVEIKIDAYPHIKLSGKLNSFVGATGAKFSLLPPDNATGNFVKIVQRVPVKITIDHLTKEELKILFPGLSAYVSVKVK, encoded by the coding sequence ATGAAATTCATCATCGGTGGACTTATCATCGTAGTGATCGTTGGAATCGTGATTTTCATGATGGGTGGAAATACGCAATCAACAGATAACGCACAATTGGATGCGAACATTATTCCAGTTCGTACCTCAATCACAGGTTATGTAAAGGAAGTCTTGTTTGAAGACAACCAAGAAGTGAAAAAAGGTCAATTATTGGTTACAATCGACGATGTTGAATACAAAGCAAAAGTAGCTCAGGCTGAAGCTGCATTGGAAAATGCAAAAGCAAATTTGGGAGCAATGAAGAGCAATGCAATGGCTTCCAACCAAAGCGCAAGTGCAGCCATGTTCTCTACGGAAACAACACAGGAAACCATCAATTCTGCAAAAGCAAAACTGAACAAGGCAAAAGAAGACAACAAGCGTACGAAAAACATGTTTGCAGCAAAAGCAGCAACACAAGCAGAATTGGATAACAGCGATGCAGAATTGGAAGTTGCTCAGGCAACATACGACTCCGCTTTGAAACAATTGAAAGTGTCACAGTCTCAATCTGCAGGAGTTAAATCTCAAGCTTTAGGTCAAGTCTCTATGATTTCTTTAGCAGAAGCAATGATTCGTCAACGCGAAGCAGAATTGAAATTAGCTCAAACACAATTGGATTATGCGACAATTGAAGCTCCTTGTGACGGAATCGTTTCAAAAAGAAGTATCGAAGTAGGTCAATATGTTTCAACAGGTCAATCGGTTTGTTCTGCAATTGATAATACTAGTCTTTGGGTAAGTGCGAATTTCAAGGAAACTCAGTTGGAGAACATGAGAATTGGTCAGCCAGTTGAAATTAAAATTGATGCATATCCGCATATCAAACTATCTGGTAAATTGAATTCATTCGTAGGAGCAACAGGAGCAAAATTCTCTTTGTTACCGCCAGATAACGCAACAGGAAACTTCGTGAAAATCGTGCAACGTGTTCCTGTGAAAATTACGATTGATCACTTGACAAAAGAGGAATTGAAAATTCTTTTCCCTGGATTGAGCGCTTATGTATCTGTAAAAGTGAAATAA
- a CDS encoding c-type cytochrome, translating into METNWNQLIERYLNNELSAEGKAAFETELQKNKELQKEFELHKLTQELIQRNSFRKLVNQSGKWFHLKKLLVKSALTLVIAGVVAVAVYTAVNWNSFTNKPQFLEQVLLEKLEKHLAFENIDPEYFQFTGQSDVFLSESGVLLSITDKSFLLDGNPYAGEAIVQLQEAQKGSDIVKAGLSTKSGDRLLETQGMFSLNAFTPDGKKLELTTEGVYMQVPVNELKKDMLIFTGVPGKDGAIDWQNPVELERLPKPKDMAEVDLFPPRYEPKLNELKWFKEKTKRDSLYLSFEENNEPGLTDSIYGENDKESLSIKNVPGKGNQFNVSFNGNEKILGAGTPVNAYPTDLELRGKLLFETKCAVCHSPYKDGTGPKLFEVRKKWADGGAKEGSIYQWVDDWNIAATSDPYAREICNIKATAMNTFPELKGKQKEIDAIFDYIDSQLLQVNTAGVDTIQKSHIPPSKVLAIWNKKFNKTNLATQDFEDRMKAIHETCDEKVFDVYAKNLNEPLWKLDQRVVKMGYPQFQQFADQKVGAIKMDDVHQKNLTAFYEKAIETIRETGKKDLEAALKKDLQWDNEVQDERRKEFLRKGLRESTNLNEEYGFNLKNVYKQLGVTAGFQIYGGGTIVNIDKYVMDATITRQSTLITDPETGKTAQITYEPLKVEVSESEQYDKLFLYLFSKEINSYQRIDFKEGKLDYNLNGDMNYHAMIVGMNENGYFYHQINELKAEDLEIVSLKEISEKEFDKRINILNEHRIGKAMSMKDELKWLFKEKANYAVQKKRRENVAFRNLIRPMIYSCMKSESNNSIIGGAKPAGQDEISF; encoded by the coding sequence ATGGAAACAAATTGGAATCAATTGATTGAGCGTTATTTGAATAACGAGCTTTCAGCAGAAGGAAAAGCGGCTTTCGAAACCGAACTACAAAAAAATAAAGAGCTTCAGAAAGAATTTGAATTACATAAACTGACCCAAGAACTCATTCAACGCAATTCATTTCGCAAGTTGGTGAACCAATCCGGGAAGTGGTTTCATCTCAAGAAATTGCTAGTGAAAAGCGCACTGACTTTGGTAATTGCGGGTGTTGTAGCGGTGGCGGTTTATACAGCAGTTAATTGGAATAGCTTCACAAACAAACCTCAATTTTTGGAGCAAGTCCTTTTGGAAAAACTGGAGAAGCACTTAGCTTTTGAAAATATCGATCCAGAGTATTTCCAATTTACGGGACAATCCGATGTGTTTCTTTCTGAAAGCGGAGTGTTGTTGAGTATCACGGATAAATCGTTTCTATTGGATGGAAATCCCTACGCAGGTGAAGCAATTGTTCAGCTTCAGGAAGCCCAAAAAGGTTCCGATATTGTGAAGGCGGGTTTAAGTACGAAATCCGGAGACCGATTACTGGAAACGCAAGGAATGTTCAGCTTGAATGCCTTTACTCCAGATGGAAAGAAGCTCGAATTGACAACTGAGGGTGTTTATATGCAAGTTCCAGTCAATGAACTAAAAAAAGACATGCTTATTTTCACAGGAGTTCCTGGAAAAGATGGCGCAATTGATTGGCAAAATCCGGTAGAACTGGAAAGACTTCCGAAACCGAAAGACATGGCCGAAGTGGATCTCTTTCCGCCGCGCTACGAACCGAAACTGAATGAATTGAAGTGGTTTAAGGAGAAAACCAAACGCGATAGCTTGTATTTGAGTTTTGAGGAGAATAACGAGCCAGGATTAACTGATAGTATTTACGGTGAGAATGATAAAGAATCCTTGTCAATAAAAAATGTTCCTGGTAAAGGAAATCAATTCAATGTTAGTTTTAATGGAAACGAGAAAATACTTGGAGCGGGAACTCCGGTTAATGCATATCCGACTGACTTGGAATTAAGAGGAAAATTACTTTTTGAAACCAAATGTGCTGTCTGTCATTCTCCATACAAAGATGGTACAGGTCCTAAGCTGTTTGAAGTTCGTAAAAAATGGGCAGATGGTGGAGCAAAAGAAGGATCGATTTATCAATGGGTTGATGATTGGAACATTGCAGCTACTTCAGATCCTTATGCAAGAGAAATTTGCAACATTAAAGCTACTGCAATGAATACTTTTCCTGAATTAAAAGGAAAGCAAAAAGAAATAGATGCGATTTTTGATTACATTGATTCGCAGCTGCTTCAAGTTAATACTGCTGGAGTGGATACAATCCAGAAATCCCACATCCCACCATCCAAAGTCCTTGCAATCTGGAACAAAAAGTTCAACAAAACGAACCTGGCAACACAGGATTTCGAAGACCGCATGAAGGCCATCCATGAAACGTGTGATGAGAAGGTATTTGATGTGTATGCGAAAAATCTGAACGAACCGCTTTGGAAATTGGATCAGCGGGTAGTGAAAATGGGTTATCCACAATTTCAGCAATTTGCAGATCAAAAAGTGGGAGCAATTAAGATGGACGATGTGCATCAAAAAAATCTGACTGCATTCTACGAAAAAGCCATCGAAACGATTCGTGAAACTGGTAAGAAAGATCTGGAAGCAGCCTTGAAAAAAGATCTCCAGTGGGACAATGAGGTGCAGGATGAACGCAGGAAAGAATTTCTAAGAAAAGGATTGAGGGAATCGACCAACTTGAATGAAGAATACGGCTTCAACCTGAAAAATGTTTACAAGCAATTGGGAGTGACCGCAGGATTTCAAATATATGGAGGTGGAACGATTGTCAATATAGACAAATACGTCATGGATGCAACCATTACGCGCCAATCGACCTTAATTACCGATCCGGAAACTGGGAAAACAGCTCAAATCACCTATGAACCACTGAAGGTCGAAGTGAGCGAATCGGAGCAATACGACAAGCTTTTTCTTTACCTCTTCTCCAAAGAAATCAACAGTTACCAGCGAATCGATTTCAAAGAAGGGAAATTAGACTACAATCTAAACGGTGACATGAACTACCATGCAATGATCGTTGGAATGAATGAAAACGGATATTTCTATCACCAGATCAATGAACTGAAGGCAGAAGATTTGGAAATAGTATCCTTGAAGGAGATCAGCGAAAAAGAATTCGACAAACGAATCAATATCCTGAATGAACACCGCATCGGAAAGGCGATGAGTATGAAAGATGAACTGAAGTGGTTATTCAAGGAAAAAGCGAATTATGCGGTTCAGAAAAAACGAAGGGAGAATGTGGCTTTCAGAAATCTTATTCGGCCAATGATTTATTCGTGTATGAAATCGGAAAGCAATAATTCAATAATTGGTGGAGCAAAACCTGCTGGTCAAGATGAAATTTCGTTTTAA